From the Coffea eugenioides isolate CCC68of chromosome 1, Ceug_1.0, whole genome shotgun sequence genome, the window CCAAATATCAAGTCTAACTTTTCACTCAAGACAACTTATAAATCTCAACTATGAGATTTTCTCTCAAACCCACTCTCAAAACTCGATTCAAGTTAACTCTTCAAAACCATACTTTCTCAACTCTTTCTTCAAGGAAACAATAAAACACTCAGTTGGATTGTTTGGACAGCAATTTATTTAgtcaaatatatttgcttacatcatcattacaattttcaatacacctttttaccttcccaattacctttttatctcacatacatcacatcacaaaaagtgctacagtaaaaatatctcaaataatttataaTCCAAACAGAATAGTATTTATAGATTGCTAAATTTCCTAAATAAACACAATTATAAACTGAAACTTATTTGGAATAGATTTAAGAATTTCTAAATTAATATGGAAGTTCTATAGATTtaagaattaggaaactaaataCTAAAATAGTTTGGTTTAATTTCCCTCAATCTGTCGATGGCCTCtcaatttttcttgaaaaagttacTCTTGACCATAGGTGTTCCTTGCTTGAGGGACCATCAAGTGCCTTGTTCTATAGCTGCAACTGCAAGCTACGGACTCCATTAAGTTCGTACTAACAACAGAAATTATATCAGTCATTAATTGATACAATAGATCTGAAGAAACATCTAAAGAACTAACAAAAAAATTGCACAGTGAAGGCTAACATATTTTGAAAAACCCAATGGCTAGTAGTTAGTTGCATTATCTTTTCTTTCACAGGTAAAGACATATACAGTGAGGGGGTGATGGCTGAGTTAGAAAAGTCTAAGTTAGAGTTTCTTCAAGCTttaataattgtaaaaagaATTGCGATCCCAAAGCATCTGCTTCGTCACATGCATGATTTTGCCCAAGATGTGGAGTCATTGATTGAGTGGGTTTGCCACCAATTGCCTATATCTGGGTCGCTCTGAAATTTCATGGTTGATTCCTTTGGGGGTACTCCTGTGGGAACGGCCTCCACTATTATAGATACTATACCATATGATTTCGAATTCCAGTATCTCTTGGCAATATAATTTTAGGGCCATTTTGCAGCTCTATTGTGTAATTATGTGGTGGAAAGTTTTTTCGATATGTAAATAGAAACTAGTTATTCTTTTGGTCTTTTTCAAAATGCTATAGAAGAAGAATTGCTCTTGTCaaaaggggttttttttttcttcccggAAATGGTTTTAAGAAGCATTTGTGGAGAATTCACTATTGTCAGTGGTCAAGATCCTATGCTTTTATTTCTCCCACCAATTAATTCTTGCGTATTCATTTCTAGTTTCAAGCTTCCTACTTGGTCCTCCAGAAaagagaaggggaaaaaaatcttCATTGTCAATAGACCCTGACAAGTGACAGCTGTACACTTAGAAGCGCGTTTATAGTTTACGCATAGCTTCTGCGTAACTGGTAACACAGTCCAACCATCAATTGTAGACTCGAAAATTGAATTTGAGTCTTTCCACGTGGAGGATTTGGGATTTGGATTGTAAATGAATGGTTTTTATTCAGTCCACAAAAGTCTCAGTAAATGTACTCATTTGGCTTCCATCAAACCATTAGGACCATAGTTGCAAAAGATAGATAAATCCACTTCACTACACATATCTAACTAGTTTAGATAAGTGGATAAACAAATGGAGAGTCCAAATCTTTAAAGGGGAAGATATACATACATACTTACATActtacatatacatatatatatagcatTTCGACTACCTATTTAAGAAGTGGGGAAGAGGAGAGGGGAATTTGAATCCACCACTTCTAATTTCTGGTGCCTCAGCCGTAGTCACTATCAATTAAATTGGATAAATGAACATGTGAAAAAAAAGCCTTTCAATCCAACGGTTTGATTAGAGCCAATGGAGTACCGACTAGCCTAGTTACCTTCAATCTCATCTCAGTGTGACCTTGATTCCTTGAGTGGAAGCATAGACTTTTCCACGAACCAATCCTCGAGTTAGGCGTGTTTGTGTGGAAATTGACTCAAGTCAGTCACTCGGTTGTTAATGACTCTGTGAAACTGCTGTTGTTGTTTCACCTTGATTGGTACTCCTTTTTGCTGCCCCCTTCTATCTTTTATTTCTAGTCATCAGAGCAAATGGTGATGCCAGAAACCAAATAGGAGTGGTAATTGGCAGAGGGCAGTGCATTTCTCAGCACCAATTAGCTCATTAtaatcaaccaaaagaaaaaaaaagatggatCGAAGCTTATGCCTCTGCCTACTCATTTGCCTGTTCTTGCAGTGCCCATTCAGTTATTCTTGGAAGAGTCTAACATTTCTTGATCTGGGTTCCAACTTACTGGAGGGACCATTACCTGCTTCTCTCTGCAAGTTAGAAAAGCTGCAATATCTTCTCCTGTCTGACAACAAACTGACCGGAACAATACCTCACTGTTTCGGGAACATCAGCACACAGCTCACGGTGTTGGACTTGCGGAGAAACGGCTTTCATGGGATGATTCCAACAACGTTTCCAGAGGGCAATCAGCTCAGGAATCTTGGTCTCAACGGCAATCAACTAGAAGGGCCCCTGCCACGATCTTTGATCAACTGCAAGAGCTTGGAAGTTCTCGACGTTGGACATAACCATATAACTGGTCCATTCCCTGACTGGCTCGGAACTCTTCCAGAGCTACGTGTTCTGATTTTGAAATCGAATAGATTGCAAGGTCCAATTGGAAATTCATCGAATAAATCATCATTCCAGAAGCTCAAGATCTTGGACATATCTTACAATCAGTTCACCGGCTATGTACCGGCCAAGATGCTTGAAAATTTTCAGGCTATGAAGAAGAATGACAGCGAAACGACACAACGTCAATACATGGGAGACGGTACATACTATTTAGATTCCGTGACTGTAATCATGAAAGGGCTAGAATACGAAGTAAAGCGGATCCTCACAGTTTTCACAACCATTGATTTGTCTAGAAACCAATTCGAAGGAAACATTCCAAAGTCCATTGGAGGTCTCGATTCTCTCAGGTTACTCAACTTTTCCCACAACAACTTCAATGGTTTGATTCCAACCTCATTGGGGGACGTGTCTGCACTTGAATCGTTAGACCTTTCTTTTAACCAACTGGAGGGAAGGATCCCCCCAGAACTAAAAAAGCTGAACTTTCTTTCAGACTTGAACGTTTCCAAGAATCATCTCGAGGGACTAATTCCTCAAGGTGGGCAGTTTTATACCTTTCCTAATTCCTCATATACTGGGAACCCCGGATTATGTGGTTTCCCACTTAACGATTGTGGAGAAGATAAGGGACCCCAGTCATCTCCAATGCGGGTATCTCATCCCACAGATTTGTTAGATCTTACGAGTGGATTTACGTGGAAACCAGTGCTCTTGGGATATTGTTTTGGAATGATCCTTGGAGCGGCCGTTGGATTCCTAATGTTCTCTACTCGAACCCCAAGATTGTTCGTTGCTATGGTTGAAGATGCATGCAAACGATTGAAAAGGCCAAGAAGAGATCTGTACGTTCCTATGGCTCAAGATACGAGTAAACGGTCGAAAAGACCAAGAAAAGAAGCCCTCCGATAGCGTAAAAAATTGATTAATTAGCTCAACGTTATATTGTATTAGTTTGATCGTTCATATGCATGTTTATACTTGCAATATTGTGCTTTAAGAACTGTACTTTAGTTTCTTCATCGGATTATTTTACTTGTGATTTCTGGCTGTCGTTGAAATAAATGAGTTAATTGTCGCCTTCTTTTTCATTTAGTCTAAGATTCATCTAATGATGATGGACGACTGAGTGTAATTGGATATGTTATGATTTTGAAAAATCTCGTTGCTTTCATTGCAAATAcgtttttttaaaatttaattttttatttttttaatcttagAAACTactttaaatttatatatgtatacatatcaTGTACATTATTATACATCATATCACTTACCTCATTTATAaacacaaattaaaaaaattctaccGTATTCTTTAACAAACTAAAACAAGACTTGTAATCAAGCTAAAGACCATCCTCTTTCTTTGGACAAAAGGTGGGAGGGGTAGCAGTAATTATGTTTGAGTAAACTTCTTGTATTTTTAACATGCAAAAACTCGAACCCAGAGGCTAACAGCATCTTTTTCAAAGCCCTCTGCAAAACGTGGTTGCTTTTACCACATTAAAACGTTTACAAAAGTCATGATCTTGACTTCGAGTTGGAAATATATACCACTTTACTGATCGATGGGGCACAACACAATCTTCTCTTTAGGGCCATGTGAAACGCACATTCAAAGCTTggaagagagaaagaaacaTACATTTTTAAGACCCACAAGACTTTTAAGGCTCCAAAATGATTTGGGCGTTCCACTAGCTGTGAAACTGACTTTGAATAGGAACCAACAGATTTAAAGCCCTCTCAATTTTTCTTGGAAATGTTTCTCTCGACCATAGAGGGACCATCAAATGCCTTGTTCTATCTGCAATTGCAAGCGTTAAAAGCGGTCAAATTTGGACACCGCTGCCTTAGtccaacaagaaattaattgACACGAGACAACGCAGAAATACTCCTGTTCCGATGAAAGATTGCCTTGCATATAACgacctcttttttctttttttctttttttctcttttggggAGTTATAACTATAAGGCATCTGGCTGTGTGAATTGTTGTAGTTAAACATGAAAGCCGTTGAGTAAATTTTTTGCAGTTAAAAGTGAGGAAGGTTCTAAGAGTCCTTTTCTAACCACTGCACCAACTCTAATGGTTGATATATCTATTTCTTTGTATTGCAGCAATTTGCCTAAAATTGTAGTATTTTTTATATAGATGCCATCCCATGCAAATGAAATCGAACATATCACCATAAAGTTGTGGATAAAGGCCTCAATGCTTGATAAATGGCCTATTGAAAATGGTTGGAGGtcaaaatatttattatttgaaTATGGACTTGCAGTTGACACTGGTTAATTTTATATAGTTCTCGAAATGTAAATTCCTATTTGTGTGTAAATTATTTAGTCAAGTGATGTGTATATGACCCCAACTGTTTAGTATAGAAATTGTTGAGGCCCTAAAGTTTCAGTTTTACTCtgcaaccaaaagaaaaaagaaagtacCATAATGAATTTACATCTTTATCTAACATAAAACAGACGACAATAATACCGGGAGATAcccagaaattaaaaaaaaaaatataacattaGGAAGAATAATCAAATCCTACATACGTTCTTGCAAGCAAGGATATTACTCCTCAAGAATTCATGCTAAGCAATCTCCCAGAGCAGCTCCCtctatgcattttttttttttttttttggagttgttCAATCTCCTGAATACCATTAGGAATTTGACCAGACAAGAAGTTGAAGGACAGAGAAAGTCTCTGCAATTTATCAAGCATTCCCAGCTCACTTGGAATCTCACCAGACAACAGGTTCGCACTAAGATCAAGGGATTACAACTCACTAAGCATCCCTAGCTCTCGTGGAATCTCACCCTTCAATCTGTCGTCCTGTAGATGCAGCATTTCCAAAAGCTTGCAATTTCCCAATTCAGGTGGAATTTCCCCAGATAAGGAATTCTCAGCCAGAAAAAGATTTATCAACTTGGTTAGCTGACCAAAGAAGAAGGAACAGGTCCAGTTAAGCCAGAGTTGACAGCAGCAAGTTCTGTTAGGCTACTGCAATTTCCCAAACCTGGTGGAATACTTGCGCTAAATCTGTTGTCAGACAAAACCAACGAGTTCATTTCTTTGCAGTTTCCGGAACCCAAAAGAATTTTGCCTACTAAAGTGTTGTTAGTTGTTACTGACGTCTAAGTATGTAAGGTGCGCAAGATTGTTCAGGCTTTCTGGCAAAGTTCCAACTAGATGGTTGTCGCTCAAGTAAATTTCTTGCAAGGTACTACAGTTTCCTATGGAAGATGGAATGGTCCCGGATAATTCGCTCCCGTGTAACTAGAAATTGACAATCTTGCTCATGTTTTGCACATTTGAAGATATGGTGCCACTAAGCTTATTGTTGTTCAAGTAAATGGATCCTATAGATAGAAGGGAACAAAGGGATTCTGGAATTTAACCATTTAGAAAGTTGCCATACAAGTTTAAGAATTGTAAAGTCTTCAAGTTTCCGAGACTGAATGGTATGATTCCGGTGAAGCTGTTCAAGGACAGGTCCGAGAATTCCAGAAGCCTAGAGTTGCCAAGTTCTGAAGGGATTGTGCGGAAAAAGCTGTTCAAGGAGATATCAATTACTTCTAAGTGCCTCAGTGAACAAATGTTGGGTCCTAACTGACCTGAAATTCCAGAGCTGGAAAGATTCAGAGAGACCGCATGGCGACTATTGTTACCACATTTAATGCCGATCCATGAGCACGGATTGGGATCCGATGCATTCCAACTAGATTTTATAGGAGGAGGAATAACGGTCCAACGTTTTGAGAGGGATAATAGGACTGTCCCATCAGTGCCCAGAGCAGAAAGAACGTAGACTAATGCAGAGAAGTAGATAAATAGCACAAAAAGATTTAAAGAAGTCGCCATATATATGCAGAATTTGAAGGAAAACGAGCCAACCAAACCAAAAGGTTTATGCTCGCACGAGTGAGGAAGAGAATCAGAGAAATTTACTGcaaaagggaaaggaaagatTTATTTACAGGAGGTATACGGTGACCTCAATGTGGTGCTGCAGAGGTACAGTGCTCAGGCAGCCTTGCAGATTGACATGCAAGCTCAGACAACTTGGCTGCTCTTCAACGCTTTATGGCTGCTTGGTCGACGAAATAACATCAAACCAAGGAATAAATAATAAATCCTGGTTCTTTTGCCTGTTTTAATTCAACGCACTGGGGAGGAAACTCCTCTGCAAATTGATGGTTTTGAGAAGAAAAGTGAGTAGGAGTTCACAGAAGAATTCTGCATTATGTCCTTGTTCAATT encodes:
- the LOC113776088 gene encoding receptor-like protein 9DC3, translating into MDRSLCLCLLICLFLQCPFSYSWKSLTFLDLGSNLLEGPLPASLCKLEKLQYLLLSDNKLTGTIPHCFGNISTQLTVLDLRRNGFHGMIPTTFPEGNQLRNLGLNGNQLEGPLPRSLINCKSLEVLDVGHNHITGPFPDWLGTLPELRVLILKSNRLQGPIGNSSNKSSFQKLKILDISYNQFTGYVPAKMLENFQAMKKNDSETTQRQYMGDGTYYLDSVTVIMKGLEYEVKRILTVFTTIDLSRNQFEGNIPKSIGGLDSLRLLNFSHNNFNGLIPTSLGDVSALESLDLSFNQLEGRIPPELKKLNFLSDLNVSKNHLEGLIPQGGQFYTFPNSSYTGNPGLCGFPLNDCGEDKGPQSSPMRVSHPTDLLDLTSGFTWKPVLLGYCFGMILGAAVGFLMFSTRTPRLFVAMVEDACKRLKRPRRDLYVPMAQDTSKRSKRPRKEALR